One genomic region from Halococcus qingdaonensis encodes:
- a CDS encoding ribonuclease J, whose amino-acid sequence MEIDIATIGGYEEVGRQMTAVRAGEDIVVFDMGLNLSKVLIHDNVETERMHSLDLIDMGAIPDDRVMSDLDGEVQAIVPTHGHLDHIGAISKLAHRYDAPVVATPFTIELVKQQVESEEKFGVGNDLVKMDAGDSMEIGNGLELEFVNVTHSIIDAINPVLHTPEGSIIYGLDKRMDHTPVIGDPIDMDRFREIGREGEGVLCYIEDCTNAGRKGRTPSEQHARNHVKDVLYSMEDYDGGIVATTFSSQIARVSSIVEFAKDIGRQPVLLGRSMEKYSGTAERLDFVDFPDDLGMFGHRQSVDRTFKRIMNEGKENFLPIVTGHQGEPRAMLTRMGRGETPYQLDEGDKVVFSARIIPEPTNEGQRYQSEQLLRMQGARIYDDVHVSGHMSQEGHYEMLDTIQPQHVIPAHNDMEHLARYVDLAESQGYRMGRDVHATRNGNVISLVE is encoded by the coding sequence ATGGAAATCGATATCGCGACAATCGGCGGCTACGAGGAAGTGGGCCGGCAGATGACGGCCGTGCGGGCGGGCGAGGACATCGTCGTCTTCGACATGGGGCTCAACCTCTCGAAGGTGCTCATCCACGACAACGTCGAGACCGAGCGAATGCACAGTCTCGACCTGATCGACATGGGCGCGATCCCCGACGACAGGGTCATGTCTGACCTCGACGGCGAGGTCCAGGCCATCGTCCCCACCCACGGCCACCTCGACCACATCGGGGCCATCTCGAAACTCGCCCATCGCTACGACGCCCCCGTCGTGGCGACGCCCTTCACCATCGAACTGGTCAAACAGCAGGTCGAATCGGAGGAAAAGTTCGGCGTCGGCAACGATCTCGTCAAGATGGACGCCGGTGACTCGATGGAGATCGGCAACGGGCTCGAACTCGAGTTCGTCAACGTCACCCACTCGATCATCGACGCGATCAACCCCGTGCTCCACACGCCGGAGGGCTCGATCATCTACGGGCTCGACAAGCGGATGGATCACACGCCGGTGATCGGCGACCCGATCGACATGGATCGCTTCCGCGAGATCGGCCGCGAGGGCGAGGGCGTGCTCTGTTACATCGAGGACTGCACGAACGCGGGTCGCAAGGGCCGCACCCCGAGCGAGCAACACGCGCGCAATCACGTCAAAGACGTCCTCTACAGCATGGAGGACTACGACGGCGGGATCGTCGCCACCACCTTCTCCAGCCAGATCGCGCGCGTCAGCTCCATCGTCGAGTTCGCCAAGGACATCGGTCGCCAGCCCGTGCTGCTCGGCCGCTCGATGGAGAAATACTCCGGTACTGCCGAACGCCTCGACTTCGTCGACTTCCCCGACGATCTCGGCATGTTCGGCCACCGCCAGTCGGTGGACAGAACGTTCAAACGAATCATGAACGAGGGCAAGGAGAACTTCCTGCCGATCGTCACGGGCCATCAGGGCGAGCCGCGCGCGATGCTCACCCGGATGGGCCGCGGCGAGACACCCTACCAGCTCGACGAGGGCGACAAGGTGGTCTTCTCGGCACGGATCATCCCCGAGCCGACCAACGAGGGCCAGCGCTACCAGTCCGAACAGCTCCTGCGGATGCAGGGTGCGCGTATCTACGACGATGTCCACGTCTCCGGTCACATGTCTCAGGAGGGTCACTACGAGATGCTCGACACCATCCAGCCCCAGCACGTGATCCCCGCGCACAACGACATGGAGCATCTCGCGCGCTACGTCGACCTCGCCGAGAGTCAGGGCTACCGGATGGGCCGTGACGTCCACGCGACGCGCAACGGCAACGTCATCTCGCTGGTGGAATGA
- a CDS encoding isopentenyl phosphate kinase, translating to MTVILKLGGSVITDKHSPETLDEENLARAAAAIADYNEELVLVHGGGSFGHHHASEHGISSEAGSHDVTGAFAVHDAMRRLNDAVLVALHERDVPALPIHPLSAAARDGDGELSLSTPVETMLSEGFVPTIQADVIAHTGAGVTVVSGDELVVALAEQFDAERVGLCAGVPGVFDEEGRVIDRIESFATVRSALGGSDATDVTGGMAAKVRALLDMDAPASVFGLDGLEGFLDGGSPGTRVG from the coding sequence ATGACCGTGATTCTCAAGCTCGGCGGGAGCGTCATCACCGACAAACACTCCCCGGAGACGCTCGACGAGGAGAACCTCGCGCGCGCGGCCGCAGCGATCGCGGACTACAACGAGGAGTTGGTGCTTGTCCACGGCGGCGGGAGCTTCGGCCATCACCACGCCAGCGAGCACGGCATCAGCAGTGAGGCAGGGAGCCACGACGTCACCGGCGCGTTCGCGGTCCACGACGCGATGCGACGGCTGAACGACGCGGTGCTCGTCGCCCTGCACGAGCGGGACGTTCCTGCGCTGCCGATCCATCCTCTCTCGGCCGCTGCCCGCGACGGCGACGGGGAGCTGTCGCTGTCGACGCCGGTCGAGACGATGCTCTCAGAAGGTTTTGTTCCCACCATCCAGGCAGACGTCATCGCCCATACGGGGGCCGGCGTCACGGTCGTGAGCGGTGACGAGCTCGTGGTGGCACTCGCCGAACAGTTCGACGCCGAGCGTGTGGGGCTGTGTGCGGGTGTTCCGGGCGTGTTCGACGAAGAGGGTCGAGTCATCGATCGTATCGAGTCGTTCGCCACGGTTCGGTCGGCGCTCGGCGGGAGCGACGCGACCGACGTCACCGGAGGAATGGCCGCGAAAGTCCGGGCGCTGCTCGACATGGATGCGCCGGCGTCGGTGTTCGGGCTGGATGGGCTGGAGGGGTTTCTCGACGGCGGCTCACCCGGGACGCGCGTCGGCTGA